Proteins encoded within one genomic window of Humulus lupulus chromosome 1, drHumLupu1.1, whole genome shotgun sequence:
- the LOC133814946 gene encoding uncharacterized protein LOC133814946, translated as MNVVSSENNLKKKYFNDKMSIKIEDIANALDSISKECRTKDRVKLCFIYLLSAFLIMPSPGSIVDLKWLQLVDRLDIFDKYCWGKLAYEKLIEQITKKDMKNNPTEKEIKWNFFSCPWIFLIWICEAMPKLGDMVGQRIPGNHIPRWLGWKINDKHKLTVTRISEVIENDVEVFIHIQNYLLSCIKKI; from the exons ATGAATGTTGTTTCTTCTGAGAAcaatttaaagaaaaagtactTCAATGACAAGATGTCTATTAAAATAGAGGACATAGCTAATGCTCTAGATAGCATATCGAAAGAATGTAGGACTAAGGACAGAGTGAAGTTGTGCTTTATCTATTTGCTCAGCGCATTTCTAATAATGCCAAGTCCTGGTTCGATAGTAGATCTTAAATGGCTACAACTAGTGGACAGGCTAGATATATTTGACAAATATTGTTGGGGGAAGCTGGCATATGAGAAACTAATAGAGCAAATCACGAAAAAAGATATGAAGAATAATCCCACTGAGAAGGAGATTAAGTGGAACTTCTTTAGTTGTCCTTGGATATTTctg ATATGGATTTGTGAAGCAATGCCAAAGTTGGGCGACATGGTAGGACAAAGAATCCCAGGAAACCATATTCCTCGATGGCTTGGTTGGAAAATAAATGATAAGCATAAACTCACAGTTACAAGAATATCAGAAGTAATAGAAAATGATGTTGAGGTATTTATCCACATACAAAATTATTTATTGTcttgtataaaaaaaatatga
- the LOC133818735 gene encoding uncharacterized protein LOC133818735, protein MKLVNDGDGNGFTGDDVEFRCDDGVFDNGSFYDNYFGCHVIDQFPNDPSYVPSEDIAQSGEDIIGSNPTPDDIVHEGGNNVLEECEKVVQENNDVIGNDNIVGGGQIIPYQHFDTFMGNFAQFNREASQNSGRHDGSDLKAGQHFESKDGLSYYLSIIAINGRFEMRTTKSTKSVKEVRCISEDCSWRVRATKMKDSHFFVIRQYYSLHSCSLMNRNANHRQASSRVIGSRVQGHFKNSKDPLNPRSLAGFMREEMKVQVSYWKAWKGKQWAQNLIRGMAKENFALLPLYCHMLKRANPGVAIRGFTYMRKVIGIDAAWIKTKHKDVLLVATTQDSEYHTYPIAWGLVDSENNASWTWFLEKLKELIPGSSDLCFISDRHQSIKHAVRHVYVMASHGACYWHVKQNIKHRFKSAAGTKLYKKAAIAYRIEEFNKHFDQLRKIYPRVAKYLENDVKFRKWSRAHFGGNRYEVMTTNIVESVNNLMRKAREYPIIAMTDFIISTMGQWFLERRREAYAVTTPLTPRREEIIRKRWDEVGSLITLQLNENEYNVMCGELDSIVNLRSKSCTCKVFDIDNLPCIHAIAAAGKAQPQNTGELIYSMWSKYYTSEYWLLAYAETIYPVPPNSQWTDIPEDVIAVQVIAPPEDKTKGRPKINRIPSQGEVPKKKYNCGACGQSGYNSKKFPSRQVPSDVRSTTHV, encoded by the exons ATGAAGCTTGTAAATGATGGTGATGGTAATGGATTCACTGGTGATGATGTTGAATTTCGTTGTGATGATGGTGTTTTTGATAATGGAAGCTTTTACGATAACTATTTTGGGTGTCATGTAATAGATCAATTTCCAAATGATCCAAGCTATGTCCCGAGTGAAGATATAGCGCAGAGTGGTGAAGATATCATTGGTTCCAATCCCACACCAGATGATATAGTACATGAGGGAGGTAACAATGTACTCGAGGAATGTGAGAAAGTAGTTCAAGAAAATAATGATGTAATTGGGAATGACAATATAGTCGGGGGAGGTCAGATTATCCCTTATCAACATTTTGATACGTTTATGGGAAATTTTGCACAATTTAATAGAGAAGCAAGTCAAAATAGTGGCAGACATGATGGATCTGATTTAAAAGCGGGTCAACACTTTGAGAGTAAGGATGGTTTGAGTTATTATCTTAGCATCATCGCCATTAATGGGAGATTTGAAATGCGAACAACCAAATCAACCAAGTCTGTAAAGGAGGTTCGTTGTATTAGTGAAGATTGCTCATGGAGAGTCCGTGCTACAAAGATGAAAGATTCACATTTCTTTGTCATTCGACAGTACTATAGTCTTCACAGTTGCTCATTAATGAACCGAAATGCCAATCATAGACAAGCATCCAGTCGTGTTATTGGTTCTCGTGTACAGGGACACTTTAAGAATAGTAAAGACCCACTCAACCCAAGAAGCCTCGCAGGATTCATGCGTGAGGAAATGAAAGTTCAAGTCAGTTATTGGAAAGCTTGGAAAGGAAAACAGTGGGCTCAAAATTTGATTAGAGGAATGGCCAAAGAAAATTTTGCCTTGCTCCCTTTGTATTGTCACATGTTGAAGCGGGCAAATCCAG GTGTGGCCATAAGAGGGTTCACTTACATGAGGAAAGTAATTGGTATTGATGCGGCTTGGATCAAAACTAAGCATAAGGATGTGTTATTAGTAGCAACTACACAAGATAGTGAATATCATACTTACCCCATTGCATGGGGTTTGGTTGACAGTGAGAATAACGCTTCATGGACATGGTTCTTAGAGAAGTTGAAGGAGTTGATACCTGGTAGCTCAGACTTATGTTTTATTTCTGATAGACATCAAAGTATCAAACATGCAGTTCGTCATGTTTATGTTATGGCTTCTCATGGGGCATGTTATTGGCATGTAAAACAGAATATAAAACACCGTTTCAAAAGTGCTGCAGGGACTAAATTGTATAAGAAAGCTGCAATAGCGTACCGTATCGAAGAGTTTAATAAACACTTCGACCAACTTCGCAAAATATATCCACGTGTCGCTAAGTATCTTGAGAATGATGTCAAGTTCAGAAAGTGGTCTAGAGCACATTTTGGTGGTAATCGATATGAAGTCATGACCACTAACATAGTTGAGTCAGTGAACAATTTGATGCGAAAGGCAAGAGAGTACCCTATTATTGCTATGACCGATTTTATCATAAGCACGATGGGACAATGGTTCCTTGAACGTCGACGGGAAGCATATGCAGTGACAACTCCATTGACACCGAGGAGGGAAGAAATAATACGTAAAAGATGGGATGAAGTCGGTTCATTGATAACTCTCCAGTTAAACGAGAATGAGTACAATGTGATGTGTGGAGAACTCGATTCAATAGTAAATTTAAGGTCAAAGAGTTGCACGTGCAAAGTTTTCGATATTGATAACCTTCCATGTATCCATGCAATAGCAGCAGCAGGAAAGGCACAACCCCAAAATACTGGGGAACTCATATATTCTATGTGGTCAAAATACTACACGTCAGAATATTGGTTATTAGCATATGCTGAAACTATTTATCCTGTTCCTCCAAACTCACAATGGACCGACATTCCTGAAGATGTTATTGCAGTACAAGTGATAGCACCTCCTGAAGACAAGACTAAAGGAAGACCAAAAATCAATCGCATACCTTCCCAAGGTGAAGTCCCTAAGAAAAAATATAATTGTGGAGCATGTGGACAATCAGGATataattcaaaaaaatttccTAGTCGACAAGTGCCATCAGATGTTAGAAGCACAACTCAtgtgtga